CTTCCGAGTCGTCATCATCAACATCATCCGAGGCAATGTCTCGTCTGCACTGATGCAACAGTTCTAAAAGTTCTCGTAACAGTTCTGGTTTTGCTGGTGGAGTTCGCCCCATTAATATAGCTGTGTTGGTGGCTTTAACGAGTTGGTTTAAGTTGTTACCAATTTGTCCTAATTCCCAATATGTTTGTAGACTAATTTTACTAAGTCGTTTGGGCAGTGGTCGCAGTAATCCGTTACGCCTCATCAATTCACTCGCTGAGATTCCCGCGTCAAGTGATTTTATCCGCAACAGATCCAACTCAATATCACTCAATCTCAGTGAGAAGAGATGTTTTCTCACGACCCTTTTTGACTGCTTGCGATTAGCCATAACCAGAGATTTAGGGGACAAAGTGACGCGGGGTTTTTTAAGGGGGTGCGCCCCCTTGAACCAGCCGCCGTCCGAGCGTAGCGAGGTAAAGCGTTAGCTTTAAGGCATGGCTGGCTTCTGACCCAAATGCGGGGGTAGTTGAGGTGTCGATTGCTACGTGTGTACGGAGGGCAGAGCAGGAGGCTGAGGGCGAGAGTACAACGGCGTAGCCGTGATGCTGACTATCCTACAATCTACAGAGGGATATATCAACGGCGTAGCCGAAATTTGAATCAAATCAAGCAGGAGATAAATTCTGGTTCGGCGTAGCCGTAATAGAGGAGATAAAAATGGCGTAGCCGCTATATGAAAATTCTCTGATTCAGCGTAGCTGTAATAGTCAGATTTTTTAGCATTAGCTTGAATAATAAGACCAGCGAAGCTACCACACTAAAAAATAGTTCGGCGTAGCCGTAATACGAAAAGGTAATTCGCCGTAGCCGCAATAGCCGATTTTTTTAGGATTTTGAAAACTCTCTTGGTACAAATTATATCAAATAGCCGATAATTATCAGTTAATCGGGATTCACGAGATAACCATGAGTGAACATCAGAATTCAGAAGTAATCACGAAAGAGAAGATTGATAAGGCCATCAATCTACTGAAAGAGCAGAAGCCGAAAGAGCGAGAAGATGTATCGGACAGAGAAGCCGTTCGGAAGATGAGGCGATACATTGAGAAATTGACCTCTGATAAGTATGGCTACAGTTATGATGAAGTGTCAGAGATGCTCTTAGGGTTGGGCATTAATTTAAGTGGCAGTAGGATTAAATATTTAATAGGCGAGTTGAAGAAAAGCAGCCGTCAACGAAAGAAAGCCCACGAGGAAGACAAGAGCCAGTTATTAGAGCCGACTGCTGAAACTCAAGGAGCAGTTCAAACAAGTCATGAAGCTGATAAATCCTCTGAAAATAATGGTCAGGGTAAGAGGAAAAGCAAACAGGCGACACAGCTTCAGCAATAGGAAGATGATTTGAGCCTTTAAGGTAAATGACACAAGATAATCATTAAAAGGATCTTTCAGGCTGTATATTCTCCAATCACCTGAATTTGACCAAATGTGTTTTCATTCAACTGTTCTAGGAGTAAAAATTGAAATTATTTGTTATTGTCTTTGCGCTTTTGTTCTAAATAATTGAGCAGTTGGAGTACGTAAACTTCAAATTCTGCATTTCTTTGGTTGACAGATTCAATAGGAGGAACAAAAAAATTATCTGGGAAATTGAGAACTAAATTCCCTAGACGTAATGCTAAAGGTCTTAAATGTCCTCCTTTGAGTTTGGCTCGAAAATCTTCTGGGGGCTTTTTCAAGTAATTGAAGAACCATTCCCGTGTAGATTTGCCT
This sequence is a window from Nostoc sphaeroides. Protein-coding genes within it:
- a CDS encoding plasmid mobilization protein; its protein translation is MANRKQSKRVVRKHLFSLRLSDIELDLLRIKSLDAGISASELMRRNGLLRPLPKRLSKISLQTYWELGQIGNNLNQLVKATNTAILMGRTPPAKPELLRELLELLHQCRRDIASDDVDDDDSEEEEEDDWEAD